One stretch of Plodia interpunctella isolate USDA-ARS_2022_Savannah chromosome 10, ilPloInte3.2, whole genome shotgun sequence DNA includes these proteins:
- the LOC128672970 gene encoding uncharacterized protein LOC128672970 isoform X1 — protein sequence MSDLQATFEFSVELYKFYNVDLFQRGMYQVRVGLRVSPKVPVHIEASVSSGNGAARTGRPTTNASLIGGLAASRAFQIMYRNEEVTLRDIVHFRAHLLVDSRNLKESLERAEWSLGVELWCSEGAQSSTLAPVSCRVLKLHFQPAQGLHYHLPVLFDYFHLSSVSITIHASLVALHQPYIKKSIMHYVQSCTPRSSKQWGKLMKSAGSNFNTSGSFENVLFGSAGKCAGSNSSKIAHARQVHAEVCGILLGSLEGLQSALAVCGSTGVLLTPEESTTNSVVGEVAQRIKDLSDIGKKSEAGEEEEWAAGAAHDIARLCAEVTLRWRAFLHHTSDRPHVHHALAARHHALRIKRFSECFFVLDNPRHSLAGCYDSNYQSYQSVGDAARRSRYLALLPPLPVHCIALDGDPHIMPIIFEDRYQDTAEFARRRSFLNSGANKSGSDPFLCTEPLGEDCACTISSILDSRRPSSEASRVTLTLPKTILDVLEPQFNAPKSNSNVVQATLTLAPQKSARGSPKRALVKQNVVELTKAHNKQLELTGRNRYIVQNNQISEIQLPPNSAFASCSIQQGQQMSRYSASTLLDINTTKSSTNISHMGMEHADPNEVFRQKHEISSGVSTLPARHSKSLDQLRVSQMTPLNNPQTLAKNVRSGSNQSVNYSKHYPPHNSAKPTTLPRSVTTTAYPTNTTVRCTSKGDDYRRNINEFREKYKNPCNVINPHGMNNEVFHNVGYKYDGMIQANPNQVYGYIGNQGTIQSNNIIRNPLEFQRGYRVNLPRPMLPPRNSYPPVSGKNQVTDQSNLVSNKHVHRSNSTHVFHQNVENQQHIDIEAARNQLRHELNYYLQKGDWSYDFNTGSLIQNYQKKSSKSSDDSGFVMTLDRSSDGTSKSTYSKTPPSTPHSTMPSIRHKKSRSKESKLNNSGKESTKINSSRDSLSSRHSIRSKDSQSDRHTSKSERSTPKSERATPRSGKTTPKSGGITPKSGLATPKSGRATPKSGLATPKSGRSSGKPEKRTKHKASEKMTQLMSEAASSSSNESIPFELKRLESSASVPYSLDHGPELLRHCRSAASVLDEPNLSNTFGSESLPNLAPPPAFESPPLDIADKDFKILPPESFLNKEEKRSRCSSTSSMSEQSGWVSSGRSSGPSTPDNGSCQLNQNFLPINSTTSKVSNKIYEDESNTRKNDGETISDFKRTVLNGEQLRERLLKLAVKVSQNNSNEKIECCDKEVCEECTICSDSICTDSQCEYNKLMHSNGIDAGCNSDTCSASCYQKCSEANTAKLNQRHNSFSAVQGKACLTPKNSSEGSVKKSQTVGDNLHPYIRKEMAGKAAAQQVPVNSSSLDKTKLKDRIQYTEKLIAAEIRSLTVERPCKTHPKTAAPGPVSAIQKYHGKANSEIDLAHFVGNNDYEHLPPPQQFRDAPPPPDEFKDPPSKSPKLSRQSSKSSKSSTPSKKSQKQETQPSTLQLDNPLYHVCEGIMERRKLRPHQSVNSMGGPAGGTLNKSQSTGELANRSENGHEPRESNLVSIFGLAESERLFVKCREEFRQSVKYPGAIYSDFPPVESSLPYFHISDEYRMFNPEGLHLIICVHGLDGNAADLRLVKTYLELGLPGARLDFLMSERNQGDTFSDFDTMTDRLVQEILTHIQNSSEPARISFVGHSLGTIIIRSALARPQMKPFLGKLHTFLSLSGPHLGTLYNSSGLVNAGMWFMQKWKKSGSLLQLSLRDASDPRRSFLYRLSERSQLHQFKHILLCGSGQDRYVPLHSARLELCKAAAKDTSLLGQAYREMVHNMVSPLAARASTVSVVRYDVQHALPHTASALVGRAAHIAALDSDLFIEKFLLVSALKYFR from the exons AATGTACCAAGTGCGCGTGGGCCTCCGCGTCTCCCCCAAGGTCCCAGTCCACATCGAGGCGTCAGTCTCCAGCGGCAATGGCGCAGCTAGGACCGGAAGACCCACCACCAATGCCTCTCTCATCGGAGGCCTGGCTGCGTCCAGAGCCTTCCAGATCATGTACAGGAATGAAGAGGTCACGCTGAGGGACATTGTGCATTTTAGAGCTCATTTATTAG tgGACAGCCGAAACCTAAAAGAATCATTGGAACGAGCAGAATGGAGCCTAGGCGTGGAGTTGTGGTGCAGCGAGGGCGCCCAGTCTAGCACACTAGCGCCAGTCTCATGCCGTGTCCTAAAACTGCACTTCCAACCGGCCCAGGGCTTGCACTACCATCTCCCAGTGTTATTTGACTACTTCCATCTGTCATCTGTGTCCATCACCATCCACGCCAGCCTTGTTGCTCTGCATCAGCCTTACATCAA GAAAAGTATCATGCACTATGTGCAAAGTTG CACGCCCCGTTCAAGCAAGCAATGGGGCAAGCTGATGAAGAGCGCTGGCTCCAACTTCAACACGTCAGGCAGCTTCGAGAATGTTCTCTTTGGCTCTGCGGGAAAGTGCGCTGGCTCCAACTCCAGCAAAATCGCTCATGCCAG GCAAGTTCATGCAGAAGTGTGCGGTATCCTGCTAGGTTCTCTGGAGGGCCTGCAGAGCGCGCTAGCTGTGTGCGGATCCACTGGAGTACTCCTGACTCCTGAGGAGTCTACTACTAACAGCGTGGTTGGCGAAGTGGCCCAGAGGATCAAAGATCTTAGTGATATTGGCAAG AAATCCGAAGCCggcgaagaagaagaatgggCGGCTGGAGCGGCGCACGACATAGCGCGGCTCTGCGCCGAGGTGACGTTGCGCTGGCGTGCCTTCCTACACCACACGTCTGATAGGCCCCATGTCCACCACGCATTAGCGGCTAGACATCATGCGCTGAG AATCAAGCGCTTCTCGGAATGTTTCTTCGTGCTGGACAACCCTCGGCACTCGCTAGCCGGCTGCTACGACAGCAACTACCAATCATACCAGAGTGTGGGAGACGCTGCAAGGAGGTCCCGCTACCTGGCCTTGCTGCCGCCGCTGCCGGTCCACTGCATAGCGCTGGACGGCGACCCGCATATCATGCCGATCATATTCGAAGATAG GTATCAAGACACAGCAGAATTCGCAAGACGGCGCTCATTCCTGAATTCTGGTGCCAATAAGTCTGGTAGTG ATCCATTCCTATGTACCGAGCCCCTTGGAGAAGATTGTGCCTGTACCATTAGTTCAATTTTGGATTCAAGAAGACCATCCTCTGAAGCTTCTAGAGTCACCCTCACACTCCCAAAAACTATCCTAGATGTCCTTGAACCACAATTCAACGCGCCAAAGTCAAATAGTAATGTAGTTCAAGCTACGTTGACTCTCGCTCCTCAAAAATCAGCGCGAGGGTCTCCAAAGAGGGCTTTAGTTAAACAAAACGTAGTTGAACTGACTAAGGCTCATAATAAGCAACTTGAATTGACTGGAAGGAATAGgtatattgtacaaaataatcaaatcaGCGAAATTCAACTACCACCAAATAGCGCATTTGCTTCTTGTTCCATTCAACAAGGTCAACAGATGTCTCGATACTCCGCTTCTACATTGTTAGATATTAATACAACTAAGAGCAGTACTAATATCTCTCACATGGGTATGGAACATGCGGATCCAAATGAAGTATTTCGACAGAAACATGAAATCAGCAGCGGAGTTAGCACATTACCTGCCAGACATAGTAAATCTTTAGACCAATTAAGAGTTTCGCAGATGACACCTCTCAATAATCCACAAACTTTGGCTAAAAATGTAAGAAGCGGCTCCAATCAATCTGTAAATTATTCTAAACATTATCCTCCACATAATTCAGCCAAACCAACCACATTGCCTAGGAGTGTTACTACCACAGCGTATCCCACCAATACCACAGTACGATGTACATCTAAGGGTGATGATtatagaagaaatataaatgaatttagagaaaaatacaaaaatcccTGTAATGTAATTAATCCTCATGGAATGAATAATGAAGTATTTCACAATGTAGGTTATAAGTATGACGGCATGATACAAGCAAATCCTAACCAAGTCTATGGTTATATCGGTAATCAGGGTACAAtacaatcaaataatataattcgtAATCCATTAGAATTTCAAAGAGGCTATAGAGTAAATTTACCCCGTCCTATGTTGCCTCCACGTAATTCTTACCCACCAGTCAGTGGGAAAAATCAAGTGACTGATCAAAGTAACTTAGTTTCTAATAAACACGTTCATAGATCAAACTCTACTCACGtgtttcatcaaaatgtagAAAATCAACAGCATATAGATATTGAAGCAGCCCGTAATCAACTTCGACATGAACTTAACTATTACCTTCAGAAAGGAGATTGGAGCTATGATTTTAACACAGGTAGTTTGATACAGAActatcaaaaaaaatctagtaaaAGCAGTGACGACAGTGGATTTGTGATGACTTTAGATAGGAGCAGTGATGGAACTTCAAAATCAACTTATTCAAAAACTCCTCCGTCGACACCACATTCTACGATGCCATCAATAAGACACAAGAAAAGTAGGTCTAAAgagtctaaattaaataatagcgGAAAAGAAAGTACCAAAATTAATTCCAGCCGAGACTCATTGAGTAGTCGCCATTCTATTCGGTCTAAAGACAGTCAATCGGATCGACACACTTCAAAATCTGAACGAAGCACTCCTAAATCGGAGAGAGCAACACCAAGATCTGGAAAAACTACACCGAAATCGGGTGGAATAACGCCAAAATCTGGTTTGGCAACTCCTAAATCTGGTCGAGCTACTCCAAAGTCTGGTTTAGCTACACCAAAGAGTGGAAGATCTAGCGGCAAGCCTGAAAAACGAACCAAACATAAAGCTTCAGAAAAAATGACCCAATTAATGTCTGAAGCTGCGTCTTCCTCGAGTAATGAAAGTATACCGTTTGAACTTAAAAGGCTTGAATCATCAGCTAGTGTACCTTATAGCCTGGACCATGGACCAGAGTTATTAAGACATTGTAGAAGTGCTGCTTCTGTTTTAGACGAACCAAATCTAAGCAATACCTTTGGTTCAGAATCGTTGCCAAACTTAGCACCACCTCCAGCATTTGAATCTCCGCCTCTTGATATTGctgataaagattttaaaatacttccaCCAGAAAGTTTCcttaataaagaagaaaagagAAGTAGGTGTAGTTCTACCTCAAGCATGAGTGAACAAAGTGGTTGGGTATCAAGTGGGAGAAGTTCAGGCCCATCCACGCCTGATAATGGCAGTTgtcaattaaatcaaaattttcttcCTATTAATTCAACAACATCTAaagtttctaataaaatatatgaagatGAATCAAACACAAGAAAAAATGACGGTGAGACTATCAGTGACTTCAAAAGAACAGTTCTCAATGGTGAACAGTTAAGAGAGCGCTTGTTAAAATTAGCTGTAAAAGTATCTCAAAATAATTCTAATGAGAAAATTGAATGTTGTGATAAGGAAGTTTGTGAGGAATGCACGATTTGTAGTGATTCAATATGCACAGATAGCCAGTGtgaatataacaaattaatgcATAGCAACGGAATAGATGCTGGATGCAATTCAGACACTTGTTCTGCCAGCTGCTATCAAAAATGTTCTGAAGCAAATActgcaaaattaaatcaaaggCATAATTCTTTTAGTGCTGTCCAAGGAAAGGCTTGTTTGACCCCAAAAAATTCTAGTGAGGGttcagtaaaaaaatcacaaacagTAGGTGATAATCTACACCCATACATACGCAAGGAGATGGCTGGAAAAGCAGCTGCACAACAAGTACCTGTAAATTCTAGTTCTctagataaaacaaaattaaaggaCAGGATCCAATACACAGAAAAATTAATAGCAGCAGAAATCCGTAGTCTGACAGTGGAAAGACCCTGCAAAACCCATCCTAAAACAGCTGCCCCGGGACCAGTATCAGCTATACAGAAGTACCATGGCAAAGCTAATTCTGAAATTGATTTGGCACATTTCGTAGGGAATAATGATTATGAGCATTTACCTCCTCCACAACAATTTAGAGATGCTCCACCGCCACCAGACGAATTTAAG GATCCTCCTTCAAAATCACCTAAATTAAGTCGTCAGAGCAGCAAATCGTCTAAATCATCTACACCTTCAAAAAAGTCACAAAAACAAGAGACTCAACCTTCAACCTTGCAATTGGATAATCCATTGTATCATGTTTGTGAAG GTATAATGGAAAGGAGGAAACTGAGGCCTCACCAGTCCGTAAACTCTATGGGAGGCCCAGCTGGAGGCACATTGAATAAAAGTCAAAGCACAGGAGAACTCGCGAACAGAAGTGAAAATGGACATG AACCAAGGGAGAGTAATCTTGTCAGTATCTTCGGATTGGCTGAATCTGAACGGCTGTTTGTGAAATGCAGAGAGGAGTTCCGACAAAGCGTCAAGTATCCTGGAGCTATTTACTCAGACTTCCCACCTGTGGAAAGTTCCTTACCATACTTCCATATTAGCGATGAATACAGAATGTTTAATCCCGAAG GTTTACATCTCATCATTTGTGTCCATGGCCTGGACGGGAACGCGGCAGATCTTCGGCTTGTCAAGACGTACTTGGAATTAGGGCTGCCCGGCGCCCGGCTGGACTTCCTAATGTCCGAGAGAAACCAGGGCGATACCTTCTCCGATTTCGACACCATGACTGATCG GCTAGTCCAAGAGATCTTAACCCACATTCAGAACTCCAGTGAGCCAGCCAGGATCAGCTTCGTGGGTCATTCCCTGGGAACCATCATCATCAGGTCGGCGCTAGCCCGACCTCAAATGAAGCCGTTTTTGGGGAAACTGCACACGTTTTTGTCGCTGAGTGGCCCTCATCTTGGAACATTGTATAATTCAAGTGGGCTAGTCAATGCTG GAATGTGGTTCATGCAAAAGTGGAAAAAATCTGGCTCTCTCCTGCAACTATCACTTCGCGACGCCTCCGACCCACGGCGCTCGTTCCTCTACCGGCTCAGCGAGAGGAGCCAGCTTCACCAGTTCAAGCACATCTTGCTGTGTGGCTCTGGTCAGGACAGATACGTGCCGCTGCATTCAGCGAGGCTTGAGCTGTGCAAAGCTGCTGCGAAAGATACGTCGCTACTGGGACAGGCTTATAGGGAAATG GTACACAACATGGTGTCCCCGCTGGCAGCGCGCGCCTCCACAGTCTCCGTGGTCCGCTACGACGTCCAACACGCGCTGCCGCACACTGCCAGCGCTCTAGTCGGCCGCGCCGCCCACATTGCAGCCCTTGACTCCGATCTCTTCATTGAGAAATTCCTCCTTGTCTCTGCTCTTAAATATTTCagataa
- the LOC128672970 gene encoding uncharacterized protein LOC128672970 isoform X3, with the protein MVKIRRLFVSFHEQRMYQVRVGLRVSPKVPVHIEASVSSGNGAARTGRPTTNASLIGGLAASRAFQIMYRNEEVTLRDIVHFRAHLLVDSRNLKESLERAEWSLGVELWCSEGAQSSTLAPVSCRVLKLHFQPAQGLHYHLPVLFDYFHLSSVSITIHASLVALHQPYIKKSIMHYVQSCTPRSSKQWGKLMKSAGSNFNTSGSFENVLFGSAGKCAGSNSSKIAHARQVHAEVCGILLGSLEGLQSALAVCGSTGVLLTPEESTTNSVVGEVAQRIKDLSDIGKKSEAGEEEEWAAGAAHDIARLCAEVTLRWRAFLHHTSDRPHVHHALAARHHALRIKRFSECFFVLDNPRHSLAGCYDSNYQSYQSVGDAARRSRYLALLPPLPVHCIALDGDPHIMPIIFEDRYQDTAEFARRRSFLNSGANKSGSDPFLCTEPLGEDCACTISSILDSRRPSSEASRVTLTLPKTILDVLEPQFNAPKSNSNVVQATLTLAPQKSARGSPKRALVKQNVVELTKAHNKQLELTGRNRYIVQNNQISEIQLPPNSAFASCSIQQGQQMSRYSASTLLDINTTKSSTNISHMGMEHADPNEVFRQKHEISSGVSTLPARHSKSLDQLRVSQMTPLNNPQTLAKNVRSGSNQSVNYSKHYPPHNSAKPTTLPRSVTTTAYPTNTTVRCTSKGDDYRRNINEFREKYKNPCNVINPHGMNNEVFHNVGYKYDGMIQANPNQVYGYIGNQGTIQSNNIIRNPLEFQRGYRVNLPRPMLPPRNSYPPVSGKNQVTDQSNLVSNKHVHRSNSTHVFHQNVENQQHIDIEAARNQLRHELNYYLQKGDWSYDFNTGSLIQNYQKKSSKSSDDSGFVMTLDRSSDGTSKSTYSKTPPSTPHSTMPSIRHKKSRSKESKLNNSGKESTKINSSRDSLSSRHSIRSKDSQSDRHTSKSERSTPKSERATPRSGKTTPKSGGITPKSGLATPKSGRATPKSGLATPKSGRSSGKPEKRTKHKASEKMTQLMSEAASSSSNESIPFELKRLESSASVPYSLDHGPELLRHCRSAASVLDEPNLSNTFGSESLPNLAPPPAFESPPLDIADKDFKILPPESFLNKEEKRSRCSSTSSMSEQSGWVSSGRSSGPSTPDNGSCQLNQNFLPINSTTSKVSNKIYEDESNTRKNDGETISDFKRTVLNGEQLRERLLKLAVKVSQNNSNEKIECCDKEVCEECTICSDSICTDSQCEYNKLMHSNGIDAGCNSDTCSASCYQKCSEANTAKLNQRHNSFSAVQGKACLTPKNSSEGSVKKSQTVGDNLHPYIRKEMAGKAAAQQVPVNSSSLDKTKLKDRIQYTEKLIAAEIRSLTVERPCKTHPKTAAPGPVSAIQKYHGKANSEIDLAHFVGNNDYEHLPPPQQFRDAPPPPDEFKDPPSKSPKLSRQSSKSSKSSTPSKKSQKQETQPSTLQLDNPLYHVCEGIMERRKLRPHQSVNSMGGPAGGTLNKSQSTGELANRSENGHEPRESNLVSIFGLAESERLFVKCREEFRQSVKYPGAIYSDFPPVESSLPYFHISDEYRMFNPEGLHLIICVHGLDGNAADLRLVKTYLELGLPGARLDFLMSERNQGDTFSDFDTMTDRLVQEILTHIQNSSEPARISFVGHSLGTIIIRSALARPQMKPFLGKLHTFLSLSGPHLGTLYNSSGLVNAGMWFMQKWKKSGSLLQLSLRDASDPRRSFLYRLSERSQLHQFKHILLCGSGQDRYVPLHSARLELCKAAAKDTSLLGQAYREMVHNMVSPLAARASTVSVVRYDVQHALPHTASALVGRAAHIAALDSDLFIEKFLLVSALKYFR; encoded by the exons atggtGAAGATTAGGAGACTATTTGTGTCGTTTCACGAGcaaag AATGTACCAAGTGCGCGTGGGCCTCCGCGTCTCCCCCAAGGTCCCAGTCCACATCGAGGCGTCAGTCTCCAGCGGCAATGGCGCAGCTAGGACCGGAAGACCCACCACCAATGCCTCTCTCATCGGAGGCCTGGCTGCGTCCAGAGCCTTCCAGATCATGTACAGGAATGAAGAGGTCACGCTGAGGGACATTGTGCATTTTAGAGCTCATTTATTAG tgGACAGCCGAAACCTAAAAGAATCATTGGAACGAGCAGAATGGAGCCTAGGCGTGGAGTTGTGGTGCAGCGAGGGCGCCCAGTCTAGCACACTAGCGCCAGTCTCATGCCGTGTCCTAAAACTGCACTTCCAACCGGCCCAGGGCTTGCACTACCATCTCCCAGTGTTATTTGACTACTTCCATCTGTCATCTGTGTCCATCACCATCCACGCCAGCCTTGTTGCTCTGCATCAGCCTTACATCAA GAAAAGTATCATGCACTATGTGCAAAGTTG CACGCCCCGTTCAAGCAAGCAATGGGGCAAGCTGATGAAGAGCGCTGGCTCCAACTTCAACACGTCAGGCAGCTTCGAGAATGTTCTCTTTGGCTCTGCGGGAAAGTGCGCTGGCTCCAACTCCAGCAAAATCGCTCATGCCAG GCAAGTTCATGCAGAAGTGTGCGGTATCCTGCTAGGTTCTCTGGAGGGCCTGCAGAGCGCGCTAGCTGTGTGCGGATCCACTGGAGTACTCCTGACTCCTGAGGAGTCTACTACTAACAGCGTGGTTGGCGAAGTGGCCCAGAGGATCAAAGATCTTAGTGATATTGGCAAG AAATCCGAAGCCggcgaagaagaagaatgggCGGCTGGAGCGGCGCACGACATAGCGCGGCTCTGCGCCGAGGTGACGTTGCGCTGGCGTGCCTTCCTACACCACACGTCTGATAGGCCCCATGTCCACCACGCATTAGCGGCTAGACATCATGCGCTGAG AATCAAGCGCTTCTCGGAATGTTTCTTCGTGCTGGACAACCCTCGGCACTCGCTAGCCGGCTGCTACGACAGCAACTACCAATCATACCAGAGTGTGGGAGACGCTGCAAGGAGGTCCCGCTACCTGGCCTTGCTGCCGCCGCTGCCGGTCCACTGCATAGCGCTGGACGGCGACCCGCATATCATGCCGATCATATTCGAAGATAG GTATCAAGACACAGCAGAATTCGCAAGACGGCGCTCATTCCTGAATTCTGGTGCCAATAAGTCTGGTAGTG ATCCATTCCTATGTACCGAGCCCCTTGGAGAAGATTGTGCCTGTACCATTAGTTCAATTTTGGATTCAAGAAGACCATCCTCTGAAGCTTCTAGAGTCACCCTCACACTCCCAAAAACTATCCTAGATGTCCTTGAACCACAATTCAACGCGCCAAAGTCAAATAGTAATGTAGTTCAAGCTACGTTGACTCTCGCTCCTCAAAAATCAGCGCGAGGGTCTCCAAAGAGGGCTTTAGTTAAACAAAACGTAGTTGAACTGACTAAGGCTCATAATAAGCAACTTGAATTGACTGGAAGGAATAGgtatattgtacaaaataatcaaatcaGCGAAATTCAACTACCACCAAATAGCGCATTTGCTTCTTGTTCCATTCAACAAGGTCAACAGATGTCTCGATACTCCGCTTCTACATTGTTAGATATTAATACAACTAAGAGCAGTACTAATATCTCTCACATGGGTATGGAACATGCGGATCCAAATGAAGTATTTCGACAGAAACATGAAATCAGCAGCGGAGTTAGCACATTACCTGCCAGACATAGTAAATCTTTAGACCAATTAAGAGTTTCGCAGATGACACCTCTCAATAATCCACAAACTTTGGCTAAAAATGTAAGAAGCGGCTCCAATCAATCTGTAAATTATTCTAAACATTATCCTCCACATAATTCAGCCAAACCAACCACATTGCCTAGGAGTGTTACTACCACAGCGTATCCCACCAATACCACAGTACGATGTACATCTAAGGGTGATGATtatagaagaaatataaatgaatttagagaaaaatacaaaaatcccTGTAATGTAATTAATCCTCATGGAATGAATAATGAAGTATTTCACAATGTAGGTTATAAGTATGACGGCATGATACAAGCAAATCCTAACCAAGTCTATGGTTATATCGGTAATCAGGGTACAAtacaatcaaataatataattcgtAATCCATTAGAATTTCAAAGAGGCTATAGAGTAAATTTACCCCGTCCTATGTTGCCTCCACGTAATTCTTACCCACCAGTCAGTGGGAAAAATCAAGTGACTGATCAAAGTAACTTAGTTTCTAATAAACACGTTCATAGATCAAACTCTACTCACGtgtttcatcaaaatgtagAAAATCAACAGCATATAGATATTGAAGCAGCCCGTAATCAACTTCGACATGAACTTAACTATTACCTTCAGAAAGGAGATTGGAGCTATGATTTTAACACAGGTAGTTTGATACAGAActatcaaaaaaaatctagtaaaAGCAGTGACGACAGTGGATTTGTGATGACTTTAGATAGGAGCAGTGATGGAACTTCAAAATCAACTTATTCAAAAACTCCTCCGTCGACACCACATTCTACGATGCCATCAATAAGACACAAGAAAAGTAGGTCTAAAgagtctaaattaaataatagcgGAAAAGAAAGTACCAAAATTAATTCCAGCCGAGACTCATTGAGTAGTCGCCATTCTATTCGGTCTAAAGACAGTCAATCGGATCGACACACTTCAAAATCTGAACGAAGCACTCCTAAATCGGAGAGAGCAACACCAAGATCTGGAAAAACTACACCGAAATCGGGTGGAATAACGCCAAAATCTGGTTTGGCAACTCCTAAATCTGGTCGAGCTACTCCAAAGTCTGGTTTAGCTACACCAAAGAGTGGAAGATCTAGCGGCAAGCCTGAAAAACGAACCAAACATAAAGCTTCAGAAAAAATGACCCAATTAATGTCTGAAGCTGCGTCTTCCTCGAGTAATGAAAGTATACCGTTTGAACTTAAAAGGCTTGAATCATCAGCTAGTGTACCTTATAGCCTGGACCATGGACCAGAGTTATTAAGACATTGTAGAAGTGCTGCTTCTGTTTTAGACGAACCAAATCTAAGCAATACCTTTGGTTCAGAATCGTTGCCAAACTTAGCACCACCTCCAGCATTTGAATCTCCGCCTCTTGATATTGctgataaagattttaaaatacttccaCCAGAAAGTTTCcttaataaagaagaaaagagAAGTAGGTGTAGTTCTACCTCAAGCATGAGTGAACAAAGTGGTTGGGTATCAAGTGGGAGAAGTTCAGGCCCATCCACGCCTGATAATGGCAGTTgtcaattaaatcaaaattttcttcCTATTAATTCAACAACATCTAaagtttctaataaaatatatgaagatGAATCAAACACAAGAAAAAATGACGGTGAGACTATCAGTGACTTCAAAAGAACAGTTCTCAATGGTGAACAGTTAAGAGAGCGCTTGTTAAAATTAGCTGTAAAAGTATCTCAAAATAATTCTAATGAGAAAATTGAATGTTGTGATAAGGAAGTTTGTGAGGAATGCACGATTTGTAGTGATTCAATATGCACAGATAGCCAGTGtgaatataacaaattaatgcATAGCAACGGAATAGATGCTGGATGCAATTCAGACACTTGTTCTGCCAGCTGCTATCAAAAATGTTCTGAAGCAAATActgcaaaattaaatcaaaggCATAATTCTTTTAGTGCTGTCCAAGGAAAGGCTTGTTTGACCCCAAAAAATTCTAGTGAGGGttcagtaaaaaaatcacaaacagTAGGTGATAATCTACACCCATACATACGCAAGGAGATGGCTGGAAAAGCAGCTGCACAACAAGTACCTGTAAATTCTAGTTCTctagataaaacaaaattaaaggaCAGGATCCAATACACAGAAAAATTAATAGCAGCAGAAATCCGTAGTCTGACAGTGGAAAGACCCTGCAAAACCCATCCTAAAACAGCTGCCCCGGGACCAGTATCAGCTATACAGAAGTACCATGGCAAAGCTAATTCTGAAATTGATTTGGCACATTTCGTAGGGAATAATGATTATGAGCATTTACCTCCTCCACAACAATTTAGAGATGCTCCACCGCCACCAGACGAATTTAAG GATCCTCCTTCAAAATCACCTAAATTAAGTCGTCAGAGCAGCAAATCGTCTAAATCATCTACACCTTCAAAAAAGTCACAAAAACAAGAGACTCAACCTTCAACCTTGCAATTGGATAATCCATTGTATCATGTTTGTGAAG GTATAATGGAAAGGAGGAAACTGAGGCCTCACCAGTCCGTAAACTCTATGGGAGGCCCAGCTGGAGGCACATTGAATAAAAGTCAAAGCACAGGAGAACTCGCGAACAGAAGTGAAAATGGACATG AACCAAGGGAGAGTAATCTTGTCAGTATCTTCGGATTGGCTGAATCTGAACGGCTGTTTGTGAAATGCAGAGAGGAGTTCCGACAAAGCGTCAAGTATCCTGGAGCTATTTACTCAGACTTCCCACCTGTGGAAAGTTCCTTACCATACTTCCATATTAGCGATGAATACAGAATGTTTAATCCCGAAG GTTTACATCTCATCATTTGTGTCCATGGCCTGGACGGGAACGCGGCAGATCTTCGGCTTGTCAAGACGTACTTGGAATTAGGGCTGCCCGGCGCCCGGCTGGACTTCCTAATGTCCGAGAGAAACCAGGGCGATACCTTCTCCGATTTCGACACCATGACTGATCG GCTAGTCCAAGAGATCTTAACCCACATTCAGAACTCCAGTGAGCCAGCCAGGATCAGCTTCGTGGGTCATTCCCTGGGAACCATCATCATCAGGTCGGCGCTAGCCCGACCTCAAATGAAGCCGTTTTTGGGGAAACTGCACACGTTTTTGTCGCTGAGTGGCCCTCATCTTGGAACATTGTATAATTCAAGTGGGCTAGTCAATGCTG GAATGTGGTTCATGCAAAAGTGGAAAAAATCTGGCTCTCTCCTGCAACTATCACTTCGCGACGCCTCCGACCCACGGCGCTCGTTCCTCTACCGGCTCAGCGAGAGGAGCCAGCTTCACCAGTTCAAGCACATCTTGCTGTGTGGCTCTGGTCAGGACAGATACGTGCCGCTGCATTCAGCGAGGCTTGAGCTGTGCAAAGCTGCTGCGAAAGATACGTCGCTACTGGGACAGGCTTATAGGGAAATG GTACACAACATGGTGTCCCCGCTGGCAGCGCGCGCCTCCACAGTCTCCGTGGTCCGCTACGACGTCCAACACGCGCTGCCGCACACTGCCAGCGCTCTAGTCGGCCGCGCCGCCCACATTGCAGCCCTTGACTCCGATCTCTTCATTGAGAAATTCCTCCTTGTCTCTGCTCTTAAATATTTCagataa